One genomic region from Granulimonas faecalis encodes:
- a CDS encoding DegV family protein, with the protein MAIRIITDSASDIAPSHPRVTVVPMTVTFGETEYRDGVDLDANGFYELLVEGDQVPTTSQISPGAFTQAFEEATADGNNVVCITISSRLSGTYQSACLAAEGFDSRVFVVDSRNVTVGESVLVHRALQLVDEGLSAGEVAERLNAEKGDVRLVALLDTLEYLRRGGRVSAASAAVGGMLSIKPVVAVRDGAVEVIGKARGSKNGHNLLVKEIQRGNGIDVSRPLALGYTGLDDTLLRKYIEDAGWLWEDLVEELPVHQVGPTIGTHAGPGAIAVAFFSD; encoded by the coding sequence GTGGCCATCCGCATCATCACCGACTCCGCCTCGGACATCGCCCCCTCCCACCCACGCGTCACCGTCGTCCCCATGACGGTGACCTTTGGGGAGACCGAGTACCGTGACGGCGTCGACCTCGACGCCAACGGTTTCTACGAGCTCCTCGTGGAGGGCGACCAGGTCCCCACCACCAGCCAGATCTCCCCCGGCGCCTTCACGCAGGCCTTCGAGGAGGCCACGGCCGACGGCAACAACGTCGTGTGCATCACCATATCGTCGCGCCTCTCGGGCACCTACCAGAGCGCCTGCCTTGCCGCGGAGGGCTTCGACAGCCGTGTGTTCGTGGTCGACTCCCGGAACGTCACCGTGGGAGAGTCGGTGCTCGTGCACCGCGCGCTGCAGCTCGTGGACGAGGGTCTCTCGGCCGGGGAGGTCGCCGAGCGCCTGAACGCCGAGAAGGGCGACGTCCGCCTCGTGGCCCTACTCGACACCCTGGAGTACCTCAGGCGCGGGGGCCGCGTCTCGGCGGCGTCGGCGGCCGTCGGCGGCATGCTCTCCATCAAGCCCGTGGTGGCAGTGCGCGACGGCGCCGTGGAGGTCATCGGCAAGGCCCGCGGCTCCAAGAACGGCCACAACCTGCTGGTGAAGGAGATCCAGCGCGGCAACGGCATCGACGTCTCGCGCCCGCTGGCCCTGGGCTACACCGGTCTGGACGACACGCTCCTGCGCAAGTACATCGAGGACGCCGGCTGGCTGTGGGAGGACCTTGTGGAGGAGCTCCCGGTGCACCAGGTGGGCCCCACCATCGGCACCCACGCAGGTCCCGGGGCGATCGCGGTGGCGTTCTTCAGCGACTGA
- a CDS encoding iron-containing alcohol dehydrogenase family protein → MDRARSEFLPCYTVGTDAYESVASVVSPYGTRAVLIGGRKALAAGEGRLREALAGTGVEVVATEWYGGESSHANARRLAAMEAVAGCDMVFAMGGGRAVDCCKEVAELVARPLFTFPTVASNCAPVTAIGVFYKEDGSADDYFFPSAPPAHCFIDLTVLAQSPDELFWAGVGDALSKGPEVELASRDLVLEATPAMGRAIAATCEGPLFSDSEEALAAKRRGVVTEAFEAVVLDIIVTCGIVSNMTTSMVDPDHAYYYNSSAAHAFYNAWTGISPELVEEHPHGAVVAFGVLVLWAFDGRMDELARYASLNRRLGLPVTLSAIGATAEDVPGIVGRAQATNEWGRAPYGYTAERFGQAVLDADFYGRALEADDPLAEEAARIRVERHAPTPETAVPRRA, encoded by the coding sequence ATGGATCGAGCGAGGTCGGAGTTCCTGCCCTGCTACACCGTGGGGACCGACGCCTACGAGTCGGTGGCGTCGGTCGTGTCGCCCTACGGCACCCGTGCGGTGCTCATCGGTGGCAGGAAGGCCCTCGCGGCGGGGGAGGGGCGCCTGCGCGAGGCCCTCGCCGGCACCGGCGTCGAGGTCGTGGCCACCGAGTGGTACGGCGGCGAGTCGTCCCACGCCAACGCGCGGCGCCTTGCCGCCATGGAGGCCGTGGCCGGCTGCGACATGGTGTTCGCCATGGGCGGCGGCCGCGCCGTGGACTGCTGCAAGGAGGTCGCCGAGCTCGTGGCCAGGCCGCTCTTCACGTTCCCCACGGTGGCGTCCAACTGCGCCCCCGTCACGGCCATCGGCGTCTTCTACAAAGAGGACGGCTCGGCCGACGACTACTTCTTCCCCTCGGCCCCTCCCGCCCACTGCTTCATCGACCTCACGGTGCTCGCCCAGAGCCCCGACGAGCTGTTCTGGGCCGGCGTGGGCGACGCCCTGAGCAAGGGCCCCGAGGTGGAGCTCGCCAGCCGCGACCTTGTGCTCGAGGCCACCCCGGCCATGGGCAGGGCCATCGCGGCCACCTGTGAGGGGCCGCTCTTCTCGGACTCCGAGGAGGCCCTGGCTGCTAAGCGGCGCGGGGTGGTGACCGAGGCCTTCGAGGCCGTGGTGCTCGACATCATCGTGACCTGCGGCATCGTCTCCAACATGACCACCTCGATGGTGGACCCCGACCATGCCTACTACTACAACTCCTCCGCGGCCCACGCCTTCTACAACGCGTGGACGGGCATCTCGCCCGAGTTGGTGGAGGAGCACCCCCACGGCGCCGTGGTGGCGTTCGGGGTGCTGGTGCTCTGGGCCTTCGACGGGCGCATGGACGAGCTCGCACGCTACGCCTCCCTCAACCGCCGCCTGGGGCTGCCGGTGACCCTTTCGGCCATCGGCGCCACGGCCGAGGACGTGCCCGGTATCGTGGGGCGCGCCCAGGCCACCAACGAGTGGGGCCGCGCACCCTACGGCTACACGGCCGAGCGGTTTGGCCAGGCCGTCCTGGACGCTGACTTCTACGGCCGTGCCCTCGAGGCCGACGACCCCTTGGCCGAGGAGGCCGCCCGTATCCGCGTGGAGCGCCATGCCCCCACGCCCGAGACCGCGGTGCCCCGGCGCGCGTAG
- the pyk gene encoding pyruvate kinase encodes MQQTKRTKIVCTMGPSTEDENVLRELIKAGMNVARFNFSHGSHEYHKAGIERVRRISDELGANVAILLDTKGPEIRTGLLEDGKKVMLATGDHVVVTTDDDVAGNAERFSLDYKALPSEVKKGSVILIDDGLIGLEVDHVEGNDIYCVVTNGGELGEHKGVNVPNVNVGLPAVTEQDKADIAFGCEMGIDAIAASFIRDAEGVRVIRQLCADHGCPRVSVYPKIECAMGVTNFDEILEVSSGIMVARGDLGVEIPPEKVPHIQKAIIRKCNEAYKPAITATQMLDSMIRNPRPTRAEVTDVANAVLDGTDCVMLSGETAAGKYPVEAVKMMASVCTETEHFLEERHRYFDRGGVRNVNGAIGFASVTTADRCGAICIIAPTATGRTARIVSNFRPKLPVYAVSPSEITIRKCSFYWGVEAFKSTTQGTLSATIYDALNVMKKNGRVDTGDLAVVTAGDPQTSPSQGDYITSTNMMMVAQVS; translated from the coding sequence ATGCAACAGACCAAAAGGACCAAGATCGTCTGCACCATGGGCCCGTCCACCGAGGACGAGAACGTTCTCCGCGAGCTCATCAAGGCCGGCATGAACGTGGCCCGCTTCAACTTCTCCCACGGTTCCCACGAGTACCACAAGGCCGGCATCGAGCGCGTCCGCCGCATCTCCGACGAGCTCGGCGCCAACGTGGCCATCCTCCTCGACACCAAGGGCCCCGAGATCCGCACCGGCCTGCTCGAGGACGGCAAGAAGGTCATGCTGGCCACCGGCGACCACGTGGTCGTGACCACCGACGACGACGTGGCCGGCAACGCCGAGCGCTTCTCCCTCGACTACAAGGCCCTGCCCTCCGAGGTCAAGAAGGGCTCCGTCATCCTCATCGACGACGGCCTCATCGGCCTCGAGGTGGACCACGTGGAGGGCAACGACATCTACTGCGTGGTCACCAACGGCGGCGAGCTGGGCGAGCACAAGGGCGTCAACGTCCCCAACGTGAACGTGGGCCTGCCCGCCGTCACCGAGCAGGACAAGGCCGACATCGCCTTCGGCTGCGAGATGGGCATCGACGCCATCGCCGCCTCCTTCATCCGCGACGCCGAGGGCGTGCGCGTCATCCGCCAGCTCTGCGCCGACCATGGCTGCCCCCGCGTCTCGGTCTACCCCAAGATCGAGTGCGCCATGGGCGTCACCAACTTCGACGAGATCCTCGAGGTCTCCTCGGGCATCATGGTGGCCCGCGGCGACCTGGGCGTGGAGATTCCCCCCGAGAAGGTGCCTCACATCCAGAAGGCCATCATCCGCAAGTGCAACGAGGCCTACAAGCCGGCCATCACCGCCACGCAGATGCTCGACTCCATGATCCGCAACCCGCGCCCGACCCGCGCCGAGGTCACCGACGTGGCCAACGCCGTGCTCGACGGCACCGACTGCGTCATGCTCTCCGGTGAGACCGCTGCCGGCAAGTACCCGGTGGAGGCCGTGAAGATGATGGCCTCCGTGTGCACCGAGACCGAGCACTTCCTCGAGGAGCGCCACCGCTACTTCGACCGCGGCGGCGTGCGCAACGTCAACGGCGCCATCGGCTTCGCCTCGGTGACCACCGCCGACCGCTGCGGCGCCATCTGCATCATCGCCCCCACCGCCACGGGCCGCACCGCGCGCATCGTCTCCAACTTCCGCCCGAAGCTGCCGGTGTACGCCGTGTCCCCGTCCGAGATCACCATCCGCAAGTGCTCCTTCTACTGGGGCGTGGAGGCCTTCAAGTCCACCACCCAGGGCACGCTGTCGGCCACGATCTACGACGCCCTCAACGTGATGAAGAAGAACGGCCGCGTGGACACCGGCGACCTCGCCGTGGTCACCGCCGGCGACCCGCAGACCTCGCCGAGCCAGGGCGACTACATCACCAGCACCAACATGATGATGGTGGCCCAGGTCTCCTAA